TTAGATAGTCTTGCGGGTTCATAGGTGTATGAGTGATTGGGGGTAAAGTTAGTAATGATTTGTGAGGATATGGTAGTTGGGTAGTAAAAATGAGTAGAGAGGGCAAGCGTGGCAAATTTAGTCAAAGCTAATAGGGGGTAGGATGACCTTCAAATAAAAGATAATCAGAGGCATTATCTGAAAACAAAAAAAACACCAGTCTTCACCGATGTTTTTAAACTTTGATGTATGCCTTGAAATAGACAATACTATGCAATTACTACCAACAAAATAATATACTCAGTAGAGGTAGCATTGTTACTGGCTGGCTTCATTGCCTTGTTATTGGCTGGAGAAGCTTTAGCGTTGCCTCCTACACATTTACTTTGTTGTTGTGGACTGAGGGCAAGTTTTGTAAAACGATCTATATTTTTAGTTTTCATTATGTTGAAAGGTTAATTGGTTAAAAATGCACTCTATAGAATGATATACTCTGTAGCCGTAGCATTGGTAGTGATTTTTCCTACAGTAATAGGAGTGGTAGTTTGCTTCGAGGTTTGCCCTCCCATACATTTGCTTTGTTGGGTGCGATTCAAGATTACATTAGTGAAGCGATCTATGCTTTTAGTTTTCATTGTTGTTAGATTTTTTGAGTTAACTAATATCCAAAAATACGTTACATTTTTTGTTTTATGAAGCCATAATTCACCAATGGTGCCATTATGCCTACGAATGCTTGGTATTACTTTATAGACCTTATTTTCTTTACCGATCAAATCAGGCACTTCGGGTCTTCAAATGGGGTAGTTAGCCTAAAAGTCATAACCTGCCTGGGCAAAATGAGTATATAGTATTGCATAGCTGGTTGAAGGATCTTGGGAGTTAGGAACACTTGTGTTTCTTCTCTCAAGTTTTTTTTTGCCCTTTAGTTGGCATATTGTTGCTATAGCCCCCTCTAAAAACCTCCACTGAGATGATTTTTCATTGCTTTTTTTCTTTACCGATCAAATCAGACACTTCGGACCTTCAAATGGGTAGTTAGCCTAAAAGTCATAACCTGTCTGGGCAAAATGAGTATATAGTATTGCATAGCTGGTTGAAGGATCTTGGGAGTTAGGAACACTTGTGTTTCTTCTCTCAAGTTTTTTTTTGCCCTTTTTTAAATCAATTATACCAAATCGTTGCCATTACCCTTACGCTATTGTATATCTACATCTAAAAGCCATCACCAAACTTGTCCCCTCCTCTTGGTCTTAAGCGCAGCTGACCAAGAGAGCGGGTAACGATAGCGAAGAACTTGGTCTTGCCAAAAAAGACCACTACAAGTGAGTTGGTATGGATTTTCAATCAGACTTGGTACACCATAAAAAAACAGGAGCCACCTGTATGGTATACCCCTGTTTTATCTTGTACTTGCCTGTTTACTTCTTCTTACGTGCTATGTAGTTGGCACTTCTAGCCCCCTCTAAAAACCTCCACTGAGATGATTTTTCATTGCTTTTTTTCTTTACCGATCAAATCAGACACTTCGGACCTTCAAATGGGTAGTTAGCCTAAAAGTCATAACCTGCCTGGGCAAAATGAGTATATAGTATTGCATAGCTGGTTGAAGGATCTTGGGAGTTAGGAACATTTGTGTTTCTTCTCTCAAGTTTTTTTTTGCCCTTTTTTAAATCAATTATACCAAATCGTTGCCATTACCCTTACGCTATTGTATATCTACATCTAAAAGCCATCACCAAACTTGTCCCCTCCTCTTGGTCTTAAGCGCAGCTGACCAAGAGAGCGGGTAACGATAGCGAAGAACTTGGTCTTGCCAAAAAAGACCACTACAAGTGAGTTGGTATGGATTTTCAATCAGACTTGGTATTACACCATAAAAAAACAGGAGCCACCTGTATGGTATACCCCTGTTTTATCTTGTACTTGCCTATTTACTTCTTCTTACGTGCCATGTAGTTGGCACTTCTACTCATTTTTTGCGACATCATATAATCCATTTGAGACATGTTCTTCATCTGGTCGAGTTTCTCGCCGTAGGCTACAATACTGTCATACTGTTTTTTCAACTCTTCGCTGGGGGGCATTAGTTTAAAATAAGCGTCTAATGAAGCCTTTGCTTGAGCAATGATTTGTTTGGCTTTTTCAAAATCACGCCCATCAGCCACCTTTATTGCTTGTTCAAATAAGTCGTTTGCAGTAAACAAAGCTGTTTGCTCATGTACTTTGGCATTTATGCCTGCACGATACGCATGCTCGTCGGTAGTGAGTTCCATACGCAAGTCTAGCTCATCAGTAATGCGCTCCATTTTGTCTATCACATCGTCGTATTGCAGGCGTGTCTTCAGAACAAAAGGTTCGTCAGGAGTGCGAATTACCTCAAACTTAATCAATACTGCTTTTTCTTCTTCTGCTACTACATCATTAAAGTTCACACTCACTTTATCGGGGCTTATATTTGCGGGAAAGCCATATACTTGAGTGCATTTGAGGTAACTCTGAGGAAAAACCACCTCTAGTGTAGTATTTTGGGCAACTACAGAGAGTAAACCCTCTAGCTCTTGGGCAAATATTTGAGGAATTTTGTCAGGCATATCAATAAAATAATAATTAGCGCCTCCATACTCCGACAAGTTGGTCATCAGTACCTCGTTAAAATCGGAACCCACTCCAAATGTAGACAAGGCGATGCCAGCTTCGCGAAACTTCTTCTGGGCAATTTGCTGTAGTTGCTCTGGGGCAGTAATTCCAGCATTTGCCAAACCATCTGACAATAGTAAAACCCGGTTTACATAACCGTTCGATTGGGTAGATTTTACTTGAGCGTAGCCTTCCATCATTCCACCGCTTAGGTTGGTCATGTTGCGTGCCTGAATGCCCTTTACTTTTTCGTGCAAAGCCTTTTTGTTGGTGACCTTTGCCGAGCTTGCCACCACATCTATTTCATCGTCGTATTGTACTATCGACAGCACGTCGTCGCTTTTGAGATTGTCTATGACAAAGTCAACTGCTTTTTTTACATAGTTGAGCTTGTCACCCGACATAGAGCCACTACGGTCTACTACCAGCGATATGTTCAAAGGAATACGCTCTTGTTTTTCGGGAGCTTTGCCACCCTTCAGGCTTAAGTATACAAATAGTTCTTGTTTGATGTGGCTGGTGAGCCAATACTTGTTTTCAAGGTGTGCTTCAAATTGCAAGGTTTTGTTCATTGTTATATATTATCTAAGTTTTTAATGAGGTAATTTATCTCCAATATAACATTACTGACTTAAGTTTTTACGCTTCGAACTTAAATAATGTAAAGTGGATGGGAGCGAAGCGAAGCTTTTTAATTACGAATTACGAGTTTTTCAATTACGAATTACGAATGGATCAATTACGAATGAGGGAACTCACCTTCACAGGAAGTCGTTTATCGGGAGGGGCAAGCCAAGCCAATTCAACCCTAAAAAAACATTTCCACGCTTTGAAAACTCGTTGTTAATATGTTGATTTACAGTATTTTAGTAATAAGTTTTCTTGCAAAAGGTGGGCGTTTTCACTATCTTTATTCATACTTTCAGGGTGAAAGTATAGCCCAAGAGGTTATAAGTTTGAGACCTTTCCCTCAAGGGCTTTTTGCAAACAAATTAATATTTACAATATGCAATTTACTGAATTAAACGCAGAGGCACAAGGTGTCACTATTGCCACCCAACAACTCGACTTGTTTGCTTTAAGTTTACGTGCCCGGCTTGAGGCATTTGTGTTTAACGCTGATGCTTCGTTAGACTATTTGCGGAAGCAAAAAAATGAACAACTCAAAAACTATTTGCAAACCACCATTTTTGAGTTAGAGTGTTTGCTCAACGAGTTTGAGATGTACGATACATTGCAAACTCCATCACAAACCCAATAACACCAAAAGCCTGATTCAAATCAACGAATCAGGCTTTTGATAAAAATATAGAATAAGTAATGCTTTGCTAAACATTTAGAGCAGCAACAATACAACACTTAATCAACCTCAATCACCACATCGGCGGTAAGCGGGTGCCCTACACAAGTAAGTACGTGCCCTTGTTCAATTTCTTTAGGCGATAGAGAGTCCTCTTCGTCCATGTATACTTTGCCTGAAGTACAACGCCCCATACAAGAGGTACAAATACCACTTTGACAAGAAAAGGGTAAATCTATGTTGGCATCCAAAGCTGCATCCAGAATAGATTCGCTGGGCTTGACCGTAATTTTGTGTTCATCGCCACTATAAATAATGGTAACCTCACGTTCTACAATACCCTCTACATCGTTGGCTGCTCCTTTTTTGGCATCGTCCAGGCTTGCCGTAAAGCTCTCTTTGCGTAGTTTGTCTTTAGGTAATTTATATTTTTGGAAAGTTACCTCTATTTGTTCCATCATTCCAGCAGGACCACACATAAAATACTCACGAGGTTTGAACAACTTCTTTGGTAGACTTTTCAAAATAGCTTGCACCAAATCAGGGGTAAGCCTGCCTGAGTACCCGCTCCATCCGGCAGGAGGGTTTTCGAGTACGTGTACTATGTTCAACTGCTTGCCATACTTGGCTTTTAGCCCATCAATTTTGTCTTTAAAAATAATAGACTCTTCATCGCGATTGGCATATACCAAAGATACTACCGCGCTTGATTCGGTATTGAGTACTGTTTGCATGATTGACATCATAGGAGTAATGCCACTACCTCCGGCAAATAATACTACATGACGTTTGTTTTTTTTATTAACATCAGCAGTAAATACTCCAGCAGGTGCCATTACCTCTATAGTATCACCTGCTTTTACGTGGTCGTTTATATGATTAGAAACCTTTCCACCCTCCACTCGTTTTACCGTTACAGCAGGTTGAGCATCTATGCTAGGTGCACTGCACAACGAATAAGCACGACGAACCGACTCGCCCTCCAGCGAAAAAATCAAGGTCAAAAACTGCCCTGGTTTATAAGTCAAAGCTCCCTCCGCTGGGTTTTCAAATACCACAGTGACTGCATCTTTGGTTTCGTTGACTACTTCTTTTACCTTTAATTGATAGTTATTTGAACTCATAATTCAACTCTTTTCTCTTGTTGACTATTCTTTGGTTGTTGCTGCTATACAACTACCAAACCTGCCCCAGGGTTAACTAATTCCCCAGGTTTTGACAAAACTAAGCATTATTTTGATTAGCTGAGAAATAAAGTGGTTTAGATACAAAGAGCTTTAGCGTTTCTCCCACTTGTTTAGCACAAAGCCACATTGGGTTAAATACTCCTGAAGAGCCATCGCCTCTGAAGGTAAAACCTGCCAAATAATGTGAACAGGAGGAAGTTGTTGCCGTTGTAGATTGCCTTGCTTCAATACATTGCTAAAGGTCACCATGTTTCCTGCCGGAACGTCTTTGAGGAAATAGTTTGCTTGATTAATAATTATAAAATAATCGTTAACACCTGTATGCTTTAGTTGGGCAATAGAACGCTCTACAATATGCCAGTTAACAATAGGGTCGGGAATTTGAAAAACCTCTTTTGCTTGATTCAAAAATGCGGTTACTGTAGTAGCCTGTGAACCATCTAACAATAAATAACAAGCATTGTGTTGGCTCAGTATTTTTTGTTGTGTGAGCGCTTCTTGAGTATTTACTGCCCACAAGTATGAATGATAAGGTTGTTGAGTCATAAAGTGTGGTTAAAATTTTCTAAATGTACCATAGTGATCGGTAGTGTAATAATTGTTTCCTCCCCCTGATACTACACGTTTAGTCCCCCTATCAGGTCCAGTATAAGGTACAATATCGTACTCTGTATAATTTACCCCATCGGGCAAAAGCATCACAATACTACCTTTATTATCAGTTCCTCCATGATTACCAAATCGTTGTCCAGTATTGGTATTTGAGTTAATACCTCCATGTGCATACACTTTCCTTCTTATACTGTTGGTTTTGATAGAAGCCAGTGACGTACCTGAAGGTTCAGTAGCTACCTGGTTTGCCAGGCAAGTTTTATTTGCTGTCCAAAATGTTTGATTATTGTTGGTTTCCAATTTATCATGTATTTGATTAAAAGAGTGCCCTGCCCGTAAGTATGCTTTTACATCTTTGGGTCTCCTCAGCCCTAAAACATATACCACAGCCTCAATTCTAGTTTTACTAGGCCTGACTCCCCCATGGTTGTATACATAAGCAGCCTCAGCTCCTTGATCAAGTATTTTGTTAAGTTTCAGTAGCTCCTCAGTATCTGCATAACTTACCCCTCCACTCAATATATCATGAGTATCTTTCGCTGACCCTTTATGTTTGAGCAACCCCTCTGCTTTGGTAAATGTAGCTCCTTCATCTACCTCAGTGTTAGGGGCTACTTTCATTGTTTTTACATGGTTATGCCCCAATACATTGATTACATCACTGGCTTTTCCTTCCTTATTTAGCAATTTCAACACCTTTTTGGCACTTTTATTTTGGCGTTGTAGTAGTGTAACCAGTGGATCGATGCTATCATCTTGGTTTAATTCAAGTAATTGGAGTAGTTGATCTTCATGTCCACTTTTGGTTGCATTTAGTAGTTTTAATAAATTCCCCCCTTGGTTTTTACCAATGGCAGCCAGCAAATTGTGTAAGTAAGATATGTTAGCGTCTCGGTCAAGCAATGCTAAAAAATCAGCCTTTTCTGTTGAGTTAGTAACATTGACACGACTAAGGCATTGGGTGAGTCTACCTTCAGCCCCTATAGTGACTTTTGCCAAAATTTCTGCCAATACAAAAGGATCTTCACCTGTGAGTTTTTTCAATTGTATGTATAGAGGTGGGTTGCTAATACGGGTTTTATTGGCTTTATCTGCCTTTTGCCATTTCCTCCAAAGTTCATCTTTTTCCTGCTGCTTCCTCTTTTTTTCTTCTTTAATTCTTTCTTCTTCTCTATGTTTCTCGAGCGCAGTGTCATAATGTTGTCCGATATCATTTGATTGTTTTTCTAATTGCTGCATTTTGTCAGAGCCTAACAAATCATTGTGCGAAGAAGTTGTCTCATTGAGGGTTGAACTGAAGACTTTTCTTTGTTCAGTGACTCTTTTGTCTATTCTTAGCCTTTTGGTATCAGTTACATAATCATCCAGGGTCATTTTCATACCATCTATCTGAAAGTTTTCTTGATTAGCTTGTGCCATTGCATCATCCTTGAAAAACTGGAATACATCAAGCAAACTGTTTGCTTCACCTATTGCCTGGTTTAACTTGATTTGAGTAGTATTGGTTAGATCACTGTCCAGTCCATCCAACCACTGGCTGAGTTCTCTTACCTCATCCTTTACTGAATTAAATGACTTTTCTTTACTCTCGCTGGTAAAAGATGACAGAAACATGTAATAGTTATGTGAAGTCAAACTAGTAACTAGTTGTCCAAGGTTATTAGATAGTGATCGTTTGGTGATAGTATCCTTGAGTATTCTCAAATTTTGAATAACTGTGTCTGCATTGGCATAATTTACTACTTTAGCTTCAATGTTGTTCAATGTTCGACGATCTCTAGGTTGCATGGCAACGTTATTAATCTCTTGATTGAGTGCTACTATGTCATCCCATTTTTGCTTGCCAACCTCCCCGCCAGTCCAACCAAATACACCCCAACCACTTCCTCGTGACATTACCCTTTGAATTACCTCATTTTCCCCTCCTTGTTTTAACTGCATAGGAGCAGACAACGAAATCTCTGAGCTTATATTCCCCCCTTCTGTTTTCATTTGCAACGGCGTATCAGCAATTTGGTCAGCTGCTTTTTCATCTGTAGTATTCACAGGTTGTCCGTTTACTGTTTTATTTGCTTTTGGAGGGGTGCCACGTTGAGTGTTAACAATATAGTGTCCAACTTCGTGCTTAATATTTTGTTCGGTATCTTTACCAGGAGCAAAATCTATATTTTTACCTTGAATGGTTGCATCAGCCCCCACAGTATTCGGAAAAGGTGAGTTTTGTTTAATTTTCAAGTCGGAGGTATCTACTCCATATTGGTTGCCCATTGTCTGAGCAATAGATTCTGGTTTTGAAGTACTTTTTCTCTGAATATTTTGTTGTTTTGTAGATACTGTACGTTGTTTGGCTTGTATTATAGGTGGTTTTGTTGTAGTCACAAGTTGTTGCTTAGCCTGTATTGCAGGCTGTTGCCCTTGTTTGCTTTGAATAAATGCTTGGGGTTGCTTTGCATTTGTTTGCTCAATTTTTTGACTATCTTCTGTTTGATTGGATATTTTACTTTGCATTGTGAGCTAGAATTGATTTAGCTAATCAATTTATAGAAAGTTCAAACAACATAAAAATTTGAGGCGTAGACAATGTGTAGACAACAGAGTTTTAGTGTATTTGCATAGTGATTCAAGGATTCTACATTCTTTGATATTGTGTTATAGGTTCAACCAATAAGTAAGTTTTACCACCAAAGAGCGCCCTATAGGCTGCAAATTATCCGAAAAATAATTGTCAGTATACACAATAAATAAGTCAGACACTGGCTTAAACCTCCATTGAAAGCGGGCGTTTATATTTACCAGATTTGCTTGCGTATTGTATTGGGTAAATACTGTAAAGAACAACTTTCGGGTAAACGAAAACTCGAAACGGGGAGCCAACAGCAGCAAATCGACACTATTGTAAGGGGCAGGTAGGGTAATTTGGTTATAGTCAGCCCTTATGACAATGCGCCCATAAGGCTGAAACCGATAACTTACCTCACCAGTGAGTCGGGTGCGTTTGCCATTAAAATACCTAAAAAAATACCCGGCACCTACGTTTATATTGAAAAGCTTGACAGGGTTGGAGTTATAAAAGGCAAATACATTTGAGTAAAAATACTCGGTACCAGCTAACAAAGGGATGCCGTCAGTATTGGTTGGGTCAAAGTCATCGAAGAGGCGGGTATACCAATTCCCTTGGTAAAACTCCAGGCTACTCCTGTCCTGAAAGTTAATAATGTATTGAAGTTCTACAAACCTGTCCGTTACATTAAAGTCCATATCCCAAAATACATTGCCATACACTCCTGGTCCGTGGTTGTTTACCAAGGGCTTTTTCATAGTAGGGTAAAACCTCCGGTTAAGACTTCCTTCTACCATAAAATACCCCGGACGAGGAGCAAAACCTACCCTGGGCGCATAGTCTCGTCCTACACTTTCGTGGCTGAAGTAAAACCTCCATTCAGGCGTGTTATAACCAATCTCAGAGCCATGGGCAAAGGGTTCTGCTTTTTGCTCAGGGGTAAACTGGTGTTGGTACAAAACCTTTCCATTCCATTTATTATCCTTTGACGCCATATTATAATCAAAACCCATTACCCGGTCGTAGTCGTTAATGCCCCAACTATAATCATTGGTTGAGTCGGAGGTAGTTTGTTGGTTTACAAATATTAACCCTACATTTGAGCGGGCAAACACCTTGCGTTGTAGTACTGCCACTGTATAGTTACTAGAGGGTAAGTTACGCGCCCTATCACGGTCGGTTTGCATATTGAGTAAACCTACCCGCCAGTTGCGGTTAAGCTTGCCACTGAGCCTTGCTCCATACAAAATGGGCACTTGTACCGTTTCGCCAGTCGCTGTATCAGTCTGAATGCCAATCCTTCTGGAAAAAAACGGACGCATCCGCCCAAAACCAAACCGGGAAAATAAATCACTATTCTCTATAAAAAATTGCCTCCTTTCGGGAAAAAACAGCTCAAACCTGCTCAAGTTGGTCACTTGTTGGTCTACTTCTACTTGCGAAAAATCAGGGTTAAATGTCAAGTCAAGGTTCAGTGATGAAGTAATGGCTACCTTAGCGTCCATACCAGCATTACGGGTATAAGCCACTGGTGTATTATCAGGTTCAAACTCTTTGACAAAACCACCCGTTATGTAAGGAATTAATACTACGTTAGCGCCCGATTTGGGCAAGGGACTCTCCCAGTTGATGGTGCCCGTAAACGCCAGCGAGGTTAAGCTATAGTTACGAGGTACGGGCACCCACGACGATTGCTCATTGGTTTTATAGTCTAGGCGGGCAAAGTTTATTTTCCAGGGGCTTGTTCCACTTTTATAGCGCAAAGTTTTGAAAGGAATCGCCATTTCTGCTATCCATTTATCTGGGTAGCGCTTTACCCCTGAATACCACTTGTTGTCCCATGACGAGTCTAAATTCTCTCCATTGGTAATCAATGCTTCACGTTTTACCCCTAGTGGAGTGATACCAAAAGTAAACCCATTGGTACCATCTCCGAAAGGGTCTAAATAAAAAGTAACAAAATCGTTTCGTCCGCCATTGAAGTCACGCCTGAGCGACTCTACCACAAAGTCGCCTGACTGTTTGTTTTCACAGATAAAAGCTACATAAAAAAACTGATCATCATAAGCCACCATTACCTCGGTTTTTGCCTTGGCATAAGAGGTGTCAAAAGGGAATTTTTGGTAAAAATCACGTGCTTTTTGTGCGGTTTGCCATATTGCTTCATTAAGTTTCCCATCGGGGGTTATTTTTTTACTGGTTTTGCGTGCCAGTAACTGGTAGCTGTCTTTTTGGGGAGCCTGGGCTTGTACCAACATAGGTAACAATAACAGCCACCAACTGTAATAGTAAAAGTTTTTGTTCATGAAGGAAATAGTTTATCAATGTATACGCCTTACTTATTTGCCTGAGATGATAAATTAGGAATTTTTGGACTAAATTTTTGATAATGAAATGTTAATTGTTTTTAAAGGGCAGGTTTTGAGTAAAAACTCACAAAAGGATTCTCTCCGTTTGAATAACTTGGTAGCAACAGCAACAAAACCTTGTAGTAGGGAGTCTTATAAGATAGAGTTTAGGGAAACCTTTTGTTTTTCGCTTAAACTTTGCTAGATTTTGGGCAATTAGTAATTATTAAAAAATAAGGTATACCAATTTTAACAAAAATCTTGTTGAAGGGTGATTTTAAAATCTGCCAACAAGACATGTAGTTCAATGGAGTAAACTATTTTGGTATGATTACTTACTTAACCAAACATCAACATGTCTCACTTAAATTTATTCATTTGGTAGAAAAAGTAATCCAATTAGAAGATGTATCTTTAGTTGATTTTCTAGGCATAGAAAACAACAACATCAAAGAAGTGGCTGCTGCTTTTCCCAAAAGCAAAATCGTTTCGAGAGGCAGCGAACTTCGTATTCAGGGTACCACCCCTGAAATTATCAAAATCAATGAAATAATTAACTCTCTGCTTGCACACTATCACAAATACGGTAAAGTAACTACCGACAATGTTACTACTTATCTTCAGCGAGAAGACACCCAAGCACCTAAACAAGACGATACAGGCCAGCCAGTATTGATCTATGGCACTAAAGGGGTGGCCATTAAGCCAAAAACTGCCCATCAAAGTGAATTGGTGAAAAGTGCCGAAGACAACGACCTGGTATTTGCCATTGGTCCTGCCGGAACCGGAAAAACATATATTTCGGTGGCCTTGGCAGTAAAAGCGCTGAAAAATAAGGACGTAAAAAAAATTATTATTACCCGCCCTGCGGTAGAGGCAGGCGAAAATCTGGGTTTTCTACCGGGTGACCTCAAAGACAAGGTAGACCCTTATTTACGCCCCATTTATGATGCTTTGGATGACATGATTCCGTCAGAAAAACTGAAGTATTACCAGGAAAATAGAATTGTTGAGATTGCTCCTTTAGCTTATATGCGAGGGCGTACCCTTAACAATGCTTTTATCTTGTTAGATGAAGCCCAAAATACTACCCCCATGCAAATCAAAATGTTTTTGACTCGTATGGGCCCTCACTCCAAGGTGATTATCACCGGAGATCGTTCGCAGGTTGACTTGCCTAAAAAGCAAAAGTCAGGGCTGATAGAGGCCATCAGTATTTTGCGAGATGTAAAGGGAATAGGGTTTGTAAAATTAGACGCTTCGGATGTGGTGCGTCACAAATTGGTAAGGAATATTATCAAGGCGTACGACAAAGTTGAAGAAGAGCAAATACAACGTAAAAAAGAGAAAGCTGAACAAGAAAAAAAACAGAAAGAAGAGAAAAATGAACCGAGTTAAATCATTGCTTGTCATATAATTAACCACTCACACTCTTCAATCTGTCAGCGATATTTTTTTATAACTAAAAGGAATCATCAAAGATGATTTTTTGCTACCCCACAAAGCATTTTGTGGGGTATTTTTATACCCTGTCAGGGTTTGTTTATAAAATTAACTATTCACCTTGAGTAAGGGCTTCTCTTATAAGCAAATTGTGAGAGCTTTTTTTGCAAACTCAGTACAATTACCTAATTTAGAAATTGATTAGGTTTTTAGAGTTTTTGACTCAAAAAATACCACCAGCCCTTTACTATTTGCAAGATAGTAAAA
This is a stretch of genomic DNA from Microscilla marina ATCC 23134. It encodes these proteins:
- a CDS encoding vWA domain-containing protein, which gives rise to MNKTLQFEAHLENKYWLTSHIKQELFVYLSLKGGKAPEKQERIPLNISLVVDRSGSMSGDKLNYVKKAVDFVIDNLKSDDVLSIVQYDDEIDVVASSAKVTNKKALHEKVKGIQARNMTNLSGGMMEGYAQVKSTQSNGYVNRVLLLSDGLANAGITAPEQLQQIAQKKFREAGIALSTFGVGSDFNEVLMTNLSEYGGANYYFIDMPDKIPQIFAQELEGLLSVVAQNTTLEVVFPQSYLKCTQVYGFPANISPDKVSVNFNDVVAEEEKAVLIKFEVIRTPDEPFVLKTRLQYDDVIDKMERITDELDLRMELTTDEHAYRAGINAKVHEQTALFTANDLFEQAIKVADGRDFEKAKQIIAQAKASLDAYFKLMPPSEELKKQYDSIVAYGEKLDQMKNMSQMDYMMSQKMSRSANYMARKKK
- a CDS encoding ferredoxin--NADP reductase — protein: MSSNNYQLKVKEVVNETKDAVTVVFENPAEGALTYKPGQFLTLIFSLEGESVRRAYSLCSAPSIDAQPAVTVKRVEGGKVSNHINDHVKAGDTIEVMAPAGVFTADVNKKNKRHVVLFAGGSGITPMMSIMQTVLNTESSAVVSLVYANRDEESIIFKDKIDGLKAKYGKQLNIVHVLENPPAGWSGYSGRLTPDLVQAILKSLPKKLFKPREYFMCGPAGMMEQIEVTFQKYKLPKDKLRKESFTASLDDAKKGAANDVEGIVEREVTIIYSGDEHKITVKPSESILDAALDANIDLPFSCQSGICTSCMGRCTSGKVYMDEEDSLSPKEIEQGHVLTCVGHPLTADVVIEVD
- a CDS encoding ribonuclease domain-containing protein; the encoded protein is MQSKISNQTEDSQKIEQTNAKQPQAFIQSKQGQQPAIQAKQQLVTTTKPPIIQAKQRTVSTKQQNIQRKSTSKPESIAQTMGNQYGVDTSDLKIKQNSPFPNTVGADATIQGKNIDFAPGKDTEQNIKHEVGHYIVNTQRGTPPKANKTVNGQPVNTTDEKAADQIADTPLQMKTEGGNISSEISLSAPMQLKQGGENEVIQRVMSRGSGWGVFGWTGGEVGKQKWDDIVALNQEINNVAMQPRDRRTLNNIEAKVVNYANADTVIQNLRILKDTITKRSLSNNLGQLVTSLTSHNYYMFLSSFTSESKEKSFNSVKDEVRELSQWLDGLDSDLTNTTQIKLNQAIGEANSLLDVFQFFKDDAMAQANQENFQIDGMKMTLDDYVTDTKRLRIDKRVTEQRKVFSSTLNETTSSHNDLLGSDKMQQLEKQSNDIGQHYDTALEKHREEERIKEEKKRKQQEKDELWRKWQKADKANKTRISNPPLYIQLKKLTGEDPFVLAEILAKVTIGAEGRLTQCLSRVNVTNSTEKADFLALLDRDANISYLHNLLAAIGKNQGGNLLKLLNATKSGHEDQLLQLLELNQDDSIDPLVTLLQRQNKSAKKVLKLLNKEGKASDVINVLGHNHVKTMKVAPNTEVDEGATFTKAEGLLKHKGSAKDTHDILSGGVSYADTEELLKLNKILDQGAEAAYVYNHGGVRPSKTRIEAVVYVLGLRRPKDVKAYLRAGHSFNQIHDKLETNNNQTFWTANKTCLANQVATEPSGTSLASIKTNSIRRKVYAHGGINSNTNTGQRFGNHGGTDNKGSIVMLLPDGVNYTEYDIVPYTGPDRGTKRVVSGGGNNYYTTDHYGTFRKF
- a CDS encoding DUF5916 domain-containing protein, coding for MNKNFYYYSWWLLLLPMLVQAQAPQKDSYQLLARKTSKKITPDGKLNEAIWQTAQKARDFYQKFPFDTSYAKAKTEVMVAYDDQFFYVAFICENKQSGDFVVESLRRDFNGGRNDFVTFYLDPFGDGTNGFTFGITPLGVKREALITNGENLDSSWDNKWYSGVKRYPDKWIAEMAIPFKTLRYKSGTSPWKINFARLDYKTNEQSSWVPVPRNYSLTSLAFTGTINWESPLPKSGANVVLIPYITGGFVKEFEPDNTPVAYTRNAGMDAKVAITSSLNLDLTFNPDFSQVEVDQQVTNLSRFELFFPERRQFFIENSDLFSRFGFGRMRPFFSRRIGIQTDTATGETVQVPILYGARLSGKLNRNWRVGLLNMQTDRDRARNLPSSNYTVAVLQRKVFARSNVGLIFVNQQTTSDSTNDYSWGINDYDRVMGFDYNMASKDNKWNGKVLYQHQFTPEQKAEPFAHGSEIGYNTPEWRFYFSHESVGRDYAPRVGFAPRPGYFMVEGSLNRRFYPTMKKPLVNNHGPGVYGNVFWDMDFNVTDRFVELQYIINFQDRSSLEFYQGNWYTRLFDDFDPTNTDGIPLLAGTEYFYSNVFAFYNSNPVKLFNINVGAGYFFRYFNGKRTRLTGEVSYRFQPYGRIVIRADYNQITLPAPYNSVDLLLLAPRFEFSFTRKLFFTVFTQYNTQANLVNINARFQWRFKPVSDLFIVYTDNYFSDNLQPIGRSLVVKLTYWLNL
- a CDS encoding PhoH family protein, which produces MVEKVIQLEDVSLVDFLGIENNNIKEVAAAFPKSKIVSRGSELRIQGTTPEIIKINEIINSLLAHYHKYGKVTTDNVTTYLQREDTQAPKQDDTGQPVLIYGTKGVAIKPKTAHQSELVKSAEDNDLVFAIGPAGTGKTYISVALAVKALKNKDVKKIIITRPAVEAGENLGFLPGDLKDKVDPYLRPIYDALDDMIPSEKLKYYQENRIVEIAPLAYMRGRTLNNAFILLDEAQNTTPMQIKMFLTRMGPHSKVIITGDRSQVDLPKKQKSGLIEAISILRDVKGIGFVKLDASDVVRHKLVRNIIKAYDKVEEEQIQRKKEKAEQEKKQKEEKNEPS